A genomic stretch from Neodiprion fabricii isolate iyNeoFabr1 chromosome 3, iyNeoFabr1.1, whole genome shotgun sequence includes:
- the LOC124178758 gene encoding uncharacterized protein LOC124178758 has protein sequence MRSTLILLGFIFVVSTFGEPIRTKKEAPLPQYGAPSLPSTGYGVPDVGISDSYGPPSDTYGAPGAGGFDLSQSLSAPSSSYGAPEASHGPLAQSYGAPAESYGAPADSYGAPAPSYGAPVHDHHEPEGRWEKKLKWKEEWKQVWKTQSKMIWKQEWKKVQVPAWKEVQVPIWKEEQVSVWKKVQKPVWKEIQVPAWKEIKVPAWKKIWVPVWKEVQVPVWKEVQVPDWKKTWVPEWVKVGIPGEQYVGQDHHGWQYTSHDLWKKKLIWKPVWKKVWRAEKKQAWVSEKKMEWKAQWKQIWKTEKKQVWVTDKKLVWKEESVQVWVPKKKQVWVTEKKQIWKDEWKSRWVPAWKDIQVPDWKKVWKPVWEKVWVQNEHHEHHDHHEEHHGYK, from the exons ATGCGATCAACCCTG ataTTACTTGGGTTCATCTTCGTCGTCTCCACGTTTGGAGAGCCAATTCGAACTAAGAAGGA gGCGCCACTTCCACAGTATGGAGCACCGTCCTTGCCCAGCACGGGATACGGTGTCCCGGACGTAGGAATATCGGATTCGTACGGTCCTCCGTCTGACACCTACGGAGCGCCAGGTGCCGGCGGTTTCGACCTTTCACAGTCCTTGTCAGCACCGTCCTCCAGCTACGGCGCCCCCGAAGCGTCGCACGGACCGCTTGCTCAGTCTTACGGAGCACCAGCCGAGTCTTATGGGGCACCAGCCGACTCTTACGGGGCACCGGCTCCGTCCTACGGTGCGCCAGTGCACGACCACCACGAGCCTGAGGGAAGATGGGAGAAGAAGCTGAAGTGGAAAGAAGAGTGGAAACAAGTCTGGAAGACGCAGTCCAAGATGATCTGGAAGCAGGAGTGGAAGAAGGTCCAGGTACCGGCATGGAAAGAGGTCCAGGTTCCGATATGGAAGGAGGAACAGGTCTCGGTATGGAAAAAGGTGCAGAAACCAGTTTGGAAAGAGATCCAGGTACCGGCGTGGAAGGAGATCAAAGTACCagcgtggaagaaaatctGGGTACCGGTATGGAAAGAGGTTCAGGTCCCGGTGTGGAAGGAGGTCCAAGTACCCGACTGGAAGAAGACCTGGGTACCGGAGTGGGTGAAAGTTGGTATTCCCGGCGAGCAATACGTCGGTCAGGATCATCACGGCTGGCAATACACCAGCCACGATTTGTGGAAGAAGAAACTGATCTGGAAGCCAGTTTGGAAGAAGGTCTGGAGGGCCGAGAAGAAGCAAGCCTGGGTTTCAGAGAAGAAAATGGAGTGGAAGGCTCAGTGGAAACAGATATGGAAAACGGAAAAGAAACAGGTGTGGGTGACCGACAAGAAACTGGTATGGAAAGAGGAATCCGTTCAGGTCTGGGTACCAAAAAAGAAGCAAGTTTGGGTCACCGAGAAGAAGCAGATATGGAAGGACGAATGGAAGAGCAGGTGGGTTCCGGCCTGGAAGGATATCCAGGTTCCCGATTGGAAGAAAGTGTGGAAACCAGTGTGGGAGAAGGTCTGGGTACAAAACGAGCATCACGAGCACCACGATCACCATGAAGAACACCATGGTTACAAATAA
- the LOC124178749 gene encoding uncharacterized protein LOC124178749, with amino-acid sequence MRIRPRCAVALVLLLQAVLVASKALDQTQLQQQTQQQTPYGTAVAQKRYGDGGDFGGYDEHAQPIHHEEHHEVEHHEEHHDDHHDHHDPGYWKKKLTWKLGWKKIWKPAQKQIWKPAWKKIWKPIWEPTKRAVWKEIQVPAWKKIWKPVWKEIQVPVWKEIQVPAWKKVWKPIWKPIKVPAWKEIQVPDWKKIWKPVWKEIQVPAWKEIQVPAWKKIWVPEWVKVGIPGEHYHGTDHHGWQYTSHDLWKKKLVWKPLWKKYWKPAKKQIWIPDKKLEWKEAWKQVWKPAKKQIWIDDKKLAWKEEWKQIWRPDKKLTWVPDKKLEWKEAWKQIWRPDKKLEWIPDKKLAWKEAWKQIWVPDWKQIWVPGWKKIWKPVWISEWFPSEDHHDHHHHDDHGHGWADRKDTQGQNARTIPLSPQQFGAQAGHQQQQLTDQNKVRWDRSLGNSQLQASVGSQRSSNQNGGQGLKFPSR; translated from the exons ATGAGGATTCGCCCGAGATGCGCG GTTGCACTAGTGCTGCTACTGCAAGCCGTTCTTGTGGCGAGCAAGGCATTGGATCAAACTCAGCTGCAGCAACAGACACAGCAACAAACCCC TTATGGAACAGCAGTGGCACAAAAGCGATACGGTGATGGTGGCGATTTTGGAGGATACGACGAGCACGCCCAGCCGATCCACCACGAGGAGCACCACGAAGTGGAGCACCACGAGGAGCATCACGACGACCATCATGACCACCACGATCCAGGATACTGGAAGAAGAAGTTGACCTGGAAGCTGGGCTGGAAGAAGATCTGGAAACCGGCTCAAAAACAGATATGGAAACCGGCGTGGAAGAAGATCTGGAAGCCGATATGGGAGCCGACCAAGCGAGCAGTGTGGAAGGAGATTCAGGTCCCGGCCTGGAAAAAGATTTGGAAGCCAGTGTGGAAGGAGATCCAGGTCCCGGTGTGGAAGGAGATCCAAGTGCCGGCCTGGAAGAAGGTTTGGAAACCGATTTGGAAGCCGATAAAAGTGCCGGCTTGGAAGGAGATCCAAGTCCCTGACTGGAAGAAGATATGGAAGCCGGTCTGGAAGGAGATCCAGGTTCCGGCCTGGAAGGAGATCCAAGTACCGGCATGGAAGAAGATCTGGGTCCCGGAGTGGGTGAAGGTCGGAATCCCCGGAGAGCATTACCACGGCACTGACCACCACGGCTGGCAGTACACGAGCCACGATCTCTGGAAGAAGAAGCTTGTCTGGAAGCCGCTCTGGAAGAAGTACTGGAAACCGGCCAAGAAGCAGATCTGGATACCGGACAAGAAGCTGGAATGGAAGGAGGCCTGGAAGCAAGTATGGAAGCCGGCTAAGAAACAGATATGGATCGACGACAAGAAGCTCGCTTGGAAGGAGGAGTGGAAGCAGATTTGGAGGCCTGACAAGAAGCTGACCTGGGTTCCGGACAAGAAACTCGAATGGAAGGAGGCCTGGAAGCAGATATGGAGACCGGACAAGAAGCTCGAGTGGATACCGGACAAGAAACTCGCATGGAAGGAAGCCTGGAAACAGATCTGGGTCCCGGATTGGAAACAAATCTGGGTACCGGGTTGGAAGAAGATATGGAAGCCGGTCTGGATATCCGAGTGGTTCCCGAGTGAGGACCACCACGATCACCATCATCACGACGACCACGGCCATGGTTGGGCGGACAGGAAAGACACCCAGGGGCAAAATGCCCGAACAATTCCTCTCAGTCCTCAGCAGTTCGGCGCTCAGGCTGGACACCAGCAACAGCAGCTGACTGATCAGAACAAAGTGAGGTGGGATCGATCGCTCGGAAACTCGCAGCTCCAGGCATCGGTAGGGAGCCAGAGATCATCGAATCAGAACGGCGGTCAAGGCCTGAAATTCCCCAGTCGTTGA